Below is a window of Thermus caldifontis DNA.
TTTTTCCTCCTTTGCCCCTATGCTAACACAAGATGGGCGTATAGTCTAGAGGTCGCAGGTCCCCAAATCGCTAAGGGCGCTTGCGGAAAGTTCACAAAACACTGCCGAGGTTTTACAACGGGCGTATGCATCCTCCAAACTCCTCAGGGCCTTATCTCTCCCACCACGACTTTTCCAGCAATGCCCTAAGATGCGCTGCTTTAGAGCAGAGTACCACTCAGGGCCATAGCGCTGAGTCATGGGTTGGCCTGGGTTTTGGTATCGCGGATCATCTGTTTGCGTGGGCGTTGTCGGTTGTAAAGGCGTTTGGTTGTTTATGGAAGGTGTGGTTGGTGTCGGTTGTAAAGGCGTTTGGTTCTTTATGGAAGGTGTGGTTGGTGTCGAAGGCGCTTGGTTGTTTGCGGAAGAGGTCGCAGGATTGGTGGTAGTGGGCGTTCGGCTAAATACTCGTGCACTTACCACTGCCACAAGTACCGCCATCGCTCCACCAAAAACTAGCCAACGCTTCATTTGCCACCTCCCGCTTTCTGCTCCATGCCCATGGCCCGAACACGGGCCAGGGCGGCTTCAATCTGCTTCTGAGCGATATCCCGCGACAGACCCGGGGCCAACGTTTGCAAGATTTGAATAGCCTCCTCCAGCTTCTGGCTAGCCCGCTCAGCCGGCGGTAGCTCACTCCGCCGGTACTTTTCTTCCACCGCAAGCACCGCCTGCTCGGCCAGCTTTGGGACGCGCTCGGAAAGCCAGCGTTCGTAGTTGCCCGCGATCATACGGATGATGCCTGCCAAAATGGGCCCAACAACTGGTATGCCGGCTACCAGGCGCACCAGGAGCCCTGCCGCCACAGCGATGACTCCCGCAGCTAGCAGCGCTTGCACCAGCCACACCATCCACAAATCCTTGGGCGGGACGAAGTCCATGGGATTCACGCCATCACCCCCCACGGCTTTCTGCTAGCTACTCCCCCACGGTCCTCGCATTCGCACGGGGTAGGGGCCCAGGATCCATCCGCACATTCGGTCACTACCTGGGAACACATGACCCGATCTACGGGAAGCGGATTAGGGGCAACAGAAGGGTAAGACGGATTAGGGGAAGGCGAAAAACTGGCTTGGCTACCGATCCTGGCTACACCTCCCCGTGTAGCGCAGTCGCATGGGGTTGGCACGACCGAGCCATCCTTACAGGTGGCCACCACCTGAGGGCAGAGAATGCCTTGAGATGGCGGTTGTGATGGTGATGGGACTTGCACTGGCGGTTGGTTCGGCGGTTGGCTCTTGACACGCCTGCCCAACCACGATCCGGCCACCCATCCCCCAACAACAGCCACCAGGATAAAGACTGCCCGCATCCTTACCCCCACAACCCGTTACCGGCATAGCTAGGGTTAAACCAGCCGCAAAGGCTGGGGGCTACCCGGCATAGGGCCCCTGGATCCAGGATCCCCAGCCCAAAGGGGCTTGGGGCAGTATCCACCACATAGGGCGGAGAGTCACCCGGAACCTCCGAAGGGGCCTGCTCGGGACCCGGAGCTAACTCCTGAGCCCGCCCACCTTTGGCCAGGGAGTAGGCCAAATACGCCGTAATCCCGCCCCCTAACAGCATCAAAAGCAGTGTCCGGCTATCCATCACGCATCCTCCTCCTTGCGAAGGCGGACACCATGCCGGAAGGCGATGGCTTCCGCCGCGTTTACCAGGCGCGTCAGCAGCCCATTGGACCGCTGCTGAGCCTCTTCCAGGCGGGACATTCGGGCTCGGATCTCGGCCACATCTACGAACACGAGGCGCAGGAAGGCCACGAAGGCTACGACTGCCAGGCCCGAGTCCAGAACATCCTTCCACTCCATCATCCACCCCTTTTCCTCTTCATCAGCACACCACCCCTTCGCTGGCCAGTTGCGTTAATTGCTTGCGCAAGGCCTCTATCTGGGTTTCGTAGGTGGCCAACTGATCCTTCAGCTTCTTGTATTGCTGAGCCGCGGCTTCCACGGCTTGAGAATCAGCGAAGTTGAAAAGGTTGCCGGGCTTCGGTCCCTCACCCTTTACGTACTTCATGCAGGCGTCGTAGTTCCCGCCCAGGGCAGGGGAGCAGATTTCCAAGAAGCAAGCCTCCCGCTTGGCGTAACTCCAGCAGTTAACATCCGCACTAGACCCTTTTGCCACTAAATCGTTCATTTTCTTCCGCACATCATCCGCCAGCGACTCGATCTTTTGCAGATTCGCCTTAGTTTCAGCGCACAGCTGTCCCTTGGTCACCGTAGGGGTTGGCGGAGGAGTCGTTGGCGGAAGGGTCTGAGGGGGCGGATAGTAAGGAGGGGCTACGGGAGGCTGAGTGGGAGCAGGCGCGGGCAAGGCCGGCTGCTGCGAAGGGGGTAAGGCAGGCTGCTGGGATGGAGGCAAGGCCGGTTGCCCAGCGGGATACGGAACCTGCTGCCCTGGCGCGTAGGCCACCCGCTGGCGATTAGGATCCAACACCCTCCAGGCAATAAGGCCCCCGATGCCAACTGCCCCGATAGCCGCGATGCCTAAAAGGGTATCGCTGTTCATGCTGTCCTCCAGATGAATGCCGCCACCACGATGGCCGCCCCAAGGGTTAAGGCGGCCACCATGATGGCCTGGGTCTGGCGGGCTTTAGCCGCGGCTTCCAACATGGCCCGTTCCTGAGCCAGTTTCGCGGCTTCGAGTTGGGCCTGGGCCACCTGTTGTTGGGTCTCTAGGGCCATACGCTCCTGATCCGTAAAGATCCAGTCATCCAACAGATTGCCGATTGCGCCGGCACCAGCTGCAATGCCCGCCAGGATCTCCATGCTTACTCCCTCAAGAGCAGGACCAGCACGACCACGACAGCTCCCCCTGCCAGCAGCCAGGCCCAGATGGGGACGCGCGGCTGGGTTTCAATGCCGGCCTGACGTGCTTTCTCCATCTCGGCCAGATACTGGAGCCGCTGAAGCTCAGCCTGGGCCATTTCCTGCTCGGTGAAAATGTAGGGGTCCAGGATAGAGTTAGCCTGCTGCAGGCCGTACAGGATTTGAAGCCAGAGGGGATCCGAGGCCGTGGGGGCTGCCCCGGCCCCGGTCCCGTTGGTCAGGGTGTATGGGGGGGTGTAGCCCGCGAGGGGGAGAGACGGGGAAAGGGCGTTGCCGATGCTGAACATAGCCCCTCCTTAGAGGCCGCCCCGGGCTTCCAGCTCGGCCAACCGTTGGAGCCTCCCCTTGTCCAACACCTCAATCCGCCGTCCCAGAGCCGCGATCTGGATGTAGTGCCCCGCCCGCTCGTTCCACACGATGGGAGTGTTCTGAGTGAAGACTTCCAGGACCAAACGGGTGCCGGGCACCAGCTCCACCTGCTGCGGCCAAGCGATCATGGTCTCCAAGTTGTTCTGGTCGATGGCGTGCATGGTGGCAAAGGACTGGTTGAATACGGTGGCGACGCTGTCGTCCACCCCGCCGCCGTCCCGGGCCACCCGCAGGCGGAACTGCCCGTCCCCGTGCACGAAGTAAACTTCAATGTCCTCGGAACCCGTCACGCCAGCAGGTTCTTGGAAGGTGATCTGCCCGGTGGCGTAGTTGATGCTCACGATGGGACACTGCTGCCACACCCCGCTCACCTTGGCCCACACCGCCACCTCGGGGTGGTAAAGGCTGGGCAGGCTGGGCTTGGCCTGGGGCGTTTCCACCAGACCGGCGATCACTACGGTGCGGTTAGTGGGAGTGCTGTAGTTTTGCCCAGGCCGCTTCGCAAGGCCCTTGATGTAGATGCGCAGGCGGCGCTCCTGGGCCAGGATGCGGAAGTGGGCAGTCTCCGGGGTGCGCATCTGGGCCACGGGGAAGTACTCGTTGGGGCGGTAGGCCAGTCCTGTGGCCTCAAAGTCCTCGTTGTCAATCCAGGCGAACCCCCACCCCCCCACCTGCACCGCCGCCGGAGGAGGTGGAGGGGGAAGGGTAATAGCCTTGGGGGGTTCTACCCGGGGGACATCCCCCCGGAAAACGTCCAGACCCCGCCCCAGTGCGTTTCCTACTCCCTGACGAATGCGGTCAAAAACGCTCATCTGCCCTCCTTAGAGGGTGGGGTTGGAGTTGTCCACCCCCACCGCAAGCTCAATGCGGGTCCTGGGGTCGTTGAGGTTCGGGGTCACGCCCGCGGGAGCTTCCACGTACACCTCCAGGGTGTCCCCTTCGCGGAACACCAAGCCCGTGGGAGGCGTGGGGGCCCGCAGGGGGGACGCGGTCTGAAGGATGCCTTGGTAATACTTGGCGTCCCGCAGCTGGGCTTCGGTAAGGTCGTAGTAGCTGGCGTACTGCGCTTTAATGAGGAACTCGGGGAAGTCAAAACCCTTGGTGCGCTTGGCGAAGTAAACATCCGTGGTATGGGGAAGCTGGTTCCCTGAAGCGTCGTACAGCTTGAGGATAATGGGCACAGGGTTAGGCACGACCCAAGCCGCCCCTGCAGGCACCACAAACTCCCCCACCTTTACCCGCTGCGTGCCCGTGTACTCCTTAAATTCGGGCCCAGACTGCAGGATGGTCACGGGCCTAGCCCCAGGCCGAAGGACCTTAATCCGATTGAATGCCTCTTGCATCTCCCTTTACCTCCTCAGTCAATGTTCAGAATCGCCATGACGAGGTTCGCGAACGACCCCGCCGCCACGCCTAAGCCGATGTAGTCCACCATCGGGTCTTGGGTGAGCTGGTTGTTGATGAGCAAGGAACCCAGGATCACCCCGCCCAAGTTCAGCAAGATGCGGTTGGTGTAGGCGTTGGGCACCTCCTTGGTGGTGTCGGGCTTCCCGTCAGGGCCCACTTGGTAGTAATGGATGCGCCCATCTGGCCCCTTGGCTGCCCAGCCAAAGAGGTCGCGCCGGGACGTGTAAAGGCTTTTGCGGGCCAGGTACGCTCCCAGCACCCCAAGGCTCACCGAAACCACAATGGGGTTCTGCACCACCTCCAAGGGGTTGGAGGTCTGGGCCAGCTTGCGCATGTCCTGCGCTGCGATTGCCGCCGTGTCCGCCATTCGCCCTCCTTACATGGGCCATGCTGAAAAAGAGGACGGGGCATATAAAGGGCGTTCCGGTGCGCCCATAGGGAGGAGCAAGGGGCACCCAAGGGGCATGGCGGAGGTGCGCCTTGCACCTCCGCCGCGGAGAAATGCCGTTTAGAAGCCTATCGGCACGTACACCCGCCGCCTGGGGTCCCGGGGGTCCCTCAGTATCAGGCCCGCCCGGTCCCGGTCCAAGTCCTTCACTCCATACTCAGGGGGCAATCCCCCTTCAGGCCGCTTGAGGGCGGCCACCCGCTCCCCTAGTTCAGGGAACATCTCCGCCACAGCCCGCACCTCGTTGGGCTCACTCACGCGGAAGGCCACCAGGTGGGAGGCCTGGCGGCGCACCCCGGGGTCAATGCCTCCTACCGCCCCCTGCATCATCTGGGTGATGAAGATGACGCTATGTCCTGCCTCGCGGCCCCCGGTGAGGACCTCAAAGAGTCCCCGGGGGACCTGCCCCCGGGGGAAAAACTGGTGCGCCTCGTCCACCACCAGGAGGACGTCCCGCAAGCGCATGATCTCCTGGCCAAGGGCGTCTAGGAAGGGCCTGGGGTCGTAGCCGGTCACGTGGAAATGGACCCGGCGATGGCAGCGCAAGGGGGGGCTGGGGTCCCCCTCCTCCCCTACCCGGTAACGGCCTTCCGCAAACTCCCAAAACTCGGTCTTGCGGTTGATGATGATGAGGCGGCGGTAGCGGCCCGCCATGGCCCGGATGATCTCCCGGGCCAGCGTGCTCTTGCCGGAACCAGATTTGCCGATGATGAGGATGCGAAAGGTCTGCCTACCGCCCATGGTAGGCCTGCCACAGTTCCCACCCTGCCCACGCGGCCAGGGCAAAGGCTACCACCGCCTGCACGCTTTCGCACTTGGGGCAGCCCTGGCCGTCCCGCAGGTTTTTGATGCGGCCCAAA
It encodes the following:
- a CDS encoding AAA family ATPase — its product is MGGRQTFRILIIGKSGSGKSTLAREIIRAMAGRYRRLIIINRKTEFWEFAEGRYRVGEEGDPSPPLRCHRRVHFHVTGYDPRPFLDALGQEIMRLRDVLLVVDEAHQFFPRGQVPRGLFEVLTGGREAGHSVIFITQMMQGAVGGIDPGVRRQASHLVAFRVSEPNEVRAVAEMFPELGERVAALKRPEGGLPPEYGVKDLDRDRAGLILRDPRDPRRRVYVPIGF